Genomic DNA from Tepidibacillus fermentans:
TTCCTTTGCTAATTTATTCATGTTCTTTTCCTCCCATAAATAATTGATTAACCGCATGATCTAGTTCTTGCCAGTTAACTTTAAATTCACTTAGACTAATAACCCCCTTCTCAGTTAAATGATAATATTTGCGCTTCGGTCCGCTATTAGAGTCTTGTAAAGTAGCTTTCACAAGTTCACTTTTCTGTAGGCGCAAAATAATAGGATATATTGTTCCTTCAGATATCTCTCC
This window encodes:
- a CDS encoding PadR family transcriptional regulator, whose amino-acid sequence is MPSQMLKGVLEGCILEIIRKQETYAYEISKQLERYGFGEISEGTIYPIILRLQKSELVKATLQDSNSGPKRKYYHLTEKGVISLSEFKVNWQELDHAVNQLFMGGKEHE